The Chitinophagales bacterium genome contains the following window.
AGCGATACTGAAGTAATACTCTATGCCTATCAGCAGTGGGGTAAAGATTGTTTGCAGCGGTTCAATGGGATGTTTGCATTCGCTTTATTAGATAAGCGTAAAAATACTGTACTCTTGGCAAGAGACCATGCAGGTATCAAGCCATTGTATTATGGTGTTCGTAACGGACAGTTTTGTTTTGCTTCCGAAGTAAGGGCATTCACAGCTTTTGATCCATCCTGGCCGGAGAATAATGATTGGCGAAAATATTTTCTGCTCTTTGGTCATCTGCCAGAGCCAATCACCACACTACAAGATGTGCAGCCACTAGCTAAAGGGCATTGGTTGGAATACAACCTGCACACACATCAGTACCAAACAGGTAAGTTTTTTCAGCTATACTATAACTATACAATTCATGATGAGGAAACAGCAGTTGATAAAGTACGTGCTGTTTTACGTGAATCAGTGCAACGCCACCTAATTTCTGATGCACCCATTGGTCTCTTCCTGAGTGGTGGTTTGGATTCAAGTTTGTTAACCCTTTTGGCCAAACCTGTTGTTGGAGATAATTTGCATACACTCTCTATCGTATTTGAAAATGATAAGTTTTCTGAAAAACTCTATCAAGATATTGTGATTCAGGCCACAGGTGCACAACATCGTTCTTTCTTAGTAACTGAAAAAGATTTCTTCGACAATATGCCCGATATCATCAAAGCCATGGATCAGCCAAGCAATGATGGTATCAACTCTTATTTTATTTGTAGATATGCCAAGGCTTACGGACTCAAAGCAGTCTTGAGTGGTTTGGGTGCAGATGAATTGTTTGGGGGCTATCCCACGTTCAACAGAACCAATGTAGTGGCCTCTGTACGCTGGCTGCCCGATTTCATGTTTGCTGTAACCGGTATTTTTCCAGATGATAAGCGAAAGCGTTTCAGCTTTTTGCAGGTAGAGAAGGGCCTAGGAGAATATTTGTTCAATCGTGGATTCTTTCTGCCAGCGCAAGTCGCTTCTTTGCTGGATTGCACTGTGGCAGAAGTGGAATCTGCTTTAGAGAAAATCTTACTCCCTTCATTTGTAGAGAAGCTGCAACCGGAAGAGAAAGTCAGCTTCATGGAAGCCAATCTCTATATGCAGAATCAATTGTTGAAGGATACAGATTACATGAGTATGTGGCACAGTGTAGAAGTGCGCGTGCCATTTTTGGATAAGCAGTTGATGGAACTGGCCTACAGTATCAATCCGGATATTCGTTTCAATAGCAATCAGGGTAAGCATTTGTTGATTAAAGCTTTCAAGGATATCTTACCTGAACCTATCTGGAACAGACCGAAGCAGGGCTTTGTGTTTCCATTTGAACAATGGATGCAACATATCAATACCACACATATCCGTTCCAGATCACATAAGCAATTGCACAGGGGTTTGGTGAATGGTAAAATTCACTGGAGCCGATACTGGTGTTATTTACTCGCACAAAAAGATACCCATCTATTGGGTGCATTGGGAAGATCATGAGGGTTTTCTTTTTATATCTTACAGGATTTTCGCTAACAGGTGGTATCGAGAAATTCAATCGAAGCTTTCTGAAAGCTTTGCATGAGTTGAGTGTAGATGGCTATATGGATGCGGATGCTTGTTCTTCTTACGATAGTAAGCCTGATGAAAAATATTTTCCACGCAAGCGTTTCAAAGGTTTTGGTGGTAATAGGGTGGTGTTTACCATCTATGCCATCTTTGCAGCATTGCGTTATGATACTTTGATTGTGGGTCACATGAACCTTGCGGTAATTGCCGTTTTGGTGAAGCGAATGAAGCCTTCTATCCGCCTCGTATTAATTACACATGGTATTGAAGCTTGGAAAACACATACAGGTATCCGACTACGCTTATTGCAGATGGCTGATCATATTCTATCGGTTAGTCAGTTTACCAAACAGCAAATTCTTGATTTGAATCCCGGTATTGATGCTGATAAAATCAACATCTTCCACAATACCATCGATCCTTATTTTGCTGTGCCCAAGCAGTTTGATAAGCCAGCTTATTTGATGCAGCGTTATGGCTTATCAGAAGCAGTGAAGGTTTTGTTGACTGTAACGCGTTTGTCGTTCTCTGAGAAATACAAAGGCTACGATAATACGATTACTGTTTTGCCTGAAGTGGCAGCTTCTGTGGGACAAATCCGCTATTTCATATGCGGTAATCCGGAAAAGCAAGAACAAAAGCGTATCAAAGAATTGATCATTGATAAGAAAGCGGCTGCTTATGTGCAGATGCCAGGCTTTATTAAAGATGAAGAGTTAATTGATCACTATCTGTTGTCCGATTTATTTGTGATGCCATCAAAGAAAGAAGGTTTTGGTATTGTATTCATTGAAGCATTGGCTTGCGGTCGACCGGTAATCGCAGGCTCTAAAGATGGTAGTGCAGATGCTTTGCTGCAAGGTGAATTGGGTACTTTGATAGATCCGGATAACACCAAGGAATTAGAATCAGCAATCATTCAAAATCTGCAAACAGGCAATACAACACCTTTATCTATGCAGGAAAAAGTATTGCAGCATTTTGGTTTCAAGCAGTATAAGCAAAGATTACAGCATTATTTGGTAGGATGATGAACACGGAAGGACGTAAGCGGATTTTAGTACTTTATGAGTATTTCTACCCGGGCTATAAAGCAGGCGGACCTGTGCAGTCGCTCCAGAACATGGTATTGGCTTTACAAGACTATTATGATTTCTATGTGATTGCAAATGCTTACGATTTAAATGATACTGATTATTACAACGGTATTACTACGGATGATTGGAATGAAGTGGTTTTAACAAAGGATGCCAGAGCAATACAAGTTTGGTATGCTTCGCATAAAAGTCCAGGTATTGTACAATTGAAACAGATCATAGAAGAACTTCAGCCGCACAAAGTGTATATCAATGGTATGTTTGCAAGAAACATCATTCAGTATCCACTTTGGCTGCGCAAATTAGAAGCTATTGCTACAGACGATTTGATTGTCGCGCCGAGAGGTATGATACAAGAAGGCGCACTCGCTACCAAATCAACTAAGAAAAAAATTTATTTGGGCTTAATGCGTTCCTTAGGCTTGTTTGATCAATTGCACTGGCATGCAACTACTGCTGATGAAGCGAAAGATATTTATCGTGAATTTGGTGAAGCACAGCAAGTTGTTGTTGCCGGAAATATTCCAAGGAAGCCTATTGCAAAGTTTCAGCATTTGGAGAAGCATCCGGGACAGTTACAGCTATTATATCTCTCAGTAATTACAGCCAAAAAGCAATTGTTGGAAACCTTACAGGCTATGCTACAGATACCAGCTCATTATGCTTTACAATTCACCATTGCGGGGCCCATCAAGGAAGCTGATTACTGGGCAAAGTGTGAAGAGCTCATCAAACAAATGCCGTTGCATGTACAGGTAACATACGCTGGTGATATACATCCGCAACAAGTGCCTTCGATGATGCAACAGCACCATGCGCTGATTTTAATGAGCAAGGGAGAAAACTTTGGTCATGCATTATTCGAGTCCATGGCAGTGGGTAGGCCAATCATCACCAGTAGCCATACACCTTGGAATGATTTGCAAGTAAAGCAAGCCGGCTGGAATCTGGAATTAGCAGACCTGTCCAGTACAGTTGCACAGATTGCGATGATGGATCAGGAACAGTATGATGCTTTTTGTGGCGGGTCGCATCAGTTAGCAGTAAATTATTTTTCACAACAAGATTTTATACAACAGTATCAGCAATTGTTTGGCTAATGCCTTGCTGATAAAGGTTAATATAATACAACAATGATCATTCTTGGTATTAATGCATATCATGCAGATTCATCCGCCGCTATTTTCAAAGACGGACAGATGATTGCTGCTACAGAAGAAGAAAGATTCAGAAGGGTAAAACATTGGGCTGGCTTTCCATCCATGGCTATTGCTTTTTGTTTGAAAGAAGCCGGTGTTAGTTTGGAGGAGGTAGATCATATTGCAATTGGACGCGATCCCAAAGCAAAGTTTATACGCAAACTTTTTTTCTTCGCGTCAAGGCCTTTTGAAACAGCGCAGCACGCTTTTGAACGTTTCTCGAACCAACAACAAGTCGCCAGCTTGGAGCAGGAATTTGCCAAGCATTTTGGTATCAGTGCTTCAGCACTCAAGCAAAAAATTCATCAGGTAGAACACCATCGCAGTCATTTGGCTAGTGCTTTTTTTGCTTCACCTTTTGAAGAAGCTGCTGTACTGAGTATTGATGGTTCCGGAGATTTCTCAACCACTATGTTGGCTATTGGCAGAGGCAATCAGCTTGATGTGTTAGAGTCAATTGATTTTCCGCATTCTCTAGGTATTTTCTATACAGCTTTCACACAGTTGCTGGGCTTTCCGCATTATGGTGATGAATACAAGGTGATGGGTTTGGCACCTTATGGTGAACCCAAATATGTAGATGAGCTGCGTGATGTGGTGCAATTGATTCCAAATGGATTGTTCCGTTTGAATCTGGATTATTTCCGTTCTCCCGGTAAAGGATTTGTTGCGTACAACAATGACAATATTCCAGCCATTCCACAAGCGTTCAGCACAAAGATGGAATCAGTATTCGGTGCTGTGCGAAAAAAAGATGAACCACTGAAACAGGCACACAAAGATTTAGCAGCATCCGTACAGCGTATGGCTGAGCTGACCATCTTCCATGTGTTACACTATTTACATCAGCAAACTGGACTCACCAAAGTCTGTATTGCCGGTGGTGTGGCACAGAATAGTGTGGCTAACGGAAAGATCACCAGAAATACGCCTTTTAAAGAAGTTTATATTCCATCAGCCGGGCACGATGCGGGTATTTCCATGGGTGCTGCACAATATGTATATCATCAAACATTGAAAGCGCCAAGAGTAGCGCCCGTATTCTCTGCGTATACGGGTAGTCGCTTTGATAATGCCTATATCAAGTCTATGTTGGAGCAAAAAGGTATTGCATACAAAGAGATTCCTGATCCGGAATTATTCGACTACGTCTCTGATCGTTTGATTAATGCAGGTGTAGTGGGCTGGTTTAATGGGAGAGCAGAATTTGGTCCGCGTGCACTGGGTGCGCGTTCTATTCTCGCTGATCCAGGCAGGGCCGATGCAAAAGATTTATTGAATAGCAAGATCAAGCGCAGAGAGAGTTTTCGTCCCTTTGCACCTAGTATTCTCAAAGAGTATGTAGCAGAATATTTTGAGCTGGATGAGCCGGTACCTTTTATGGAGAAAGTATTTCCCATACGTGTAGAGAAAAGAACTATCATACCGGCTGTTACCCATGTGGATGGAACTGGTCGTCTGCAATCAGTAGATGCAGCAGTATCGCCTAGGTATTATGCATTGATTGATGCGTTTCGGAAAAAGAAAGGGATTCCTATCTTACTCAATACTTCCTTCAACGAGAACGAACCCATCGTGAATACACCTGAAGAAGCTTTGGATTGTTATCTCCGTACCCAGATGGATATGTTGGTGATGGAGAATATTGTGGTGGAGAGGAAATAAGAATTAAAAATTAACAATTAAGAATTGTTTAGGCTAATCGTCTATCGTCAATTGAAAATTGGCAATCGACAATAATCAATAACCAATTGAAAGTCTCCATCATCACCGCTACGTTTAATAGTGCTGCCACTGTGCTGGATACCCTGAAAAGTGTTCAGTCGCAAACCTGGCAGGAGCTGGAGCATATTGTGGTGGATGGTGCTTCTATAGATGATACGCTTCGTTTATTGGAAGCTGGCAAACACCGCGGGCCTTTTGTGAGCGAGCCTGATAAAGGCATTTATGATGCCATGAATAAGGGTATTCAAATGGCATCTGGAGAGATTGTAGGGATCCTGAATTCGGATGATGTATATGCCAATCCGACGATTATTGAAAAGGTGGTTCAGCTTTTTGAGCAAACCGGTGCCGATGCAGTTTATGGCGATTTATGGTATGTGGATGCAGCTGATATGCAGCGTGTAACTCGGAAATGGGTGGCGGGCACCTATCGCAGAGAAGCTTTTTTATATGGCTGGATGCCGCCGCACCCTACTTTTTTTGTGCGGAAAAGCGTCTATGCGCAATACGGTTTATTCAATCTGGATATGTATACAGCAGCTGATTATGAGTTGATGCTGCGGTTTTTGTATAAATATCAAATTCCCGCTGCATATTTGCCGGAAGTGATGGTGAAAATGCGGGTGGGTGGGGCCAGTAATCAATCCCTCAAAAACCGCCTCTTAGCCAATAAAGGCGATCGCCTGGCCTGGAAGGTGAACGGACTCAAACCTTACTGGTTCACTGTAACTTTGAAGCCGATCAGAAAGATCACACAATTCATTACATGAAGAAAGCACTTATAATTGGTGTTTCCGGACAGGATGGGGCATACTTGGCTGAGTTTTTGTTAAAACAAGGCTATGAAGTATTTGGTGGCTCCCGTGATGCTGGAGTCAATGCGTTCTCCTCTTTACAAAAAATCGGAATAAAAGAGAATGTAAAACCAGTATCAGTTAGTTTGATTGATTTTAGGAGCATTCTTCAAGTCCTTAATAAAATAAAGCCTGATGAAATTTATAACCTTTCGGGGCAGAGTTCTGTAGGATTATCTTTTGAGCAACCTGTTGAGACTTTGGAGAGTATTAGTGTTGGTACTTTAAATCTGCTTGAGGCTGTTAGGTATATTTCTTCACCGATAAAAATTTATAATGCTGGTTCAAGCGAATGTTTCGGTGATGCTATGGTTATGCCAGCTAATGAAGAAACACCTTTTAGACCACGAAGTCCTTATGCCGTGGCGAAAGCTGCAGCATTCTGGAAAGTATCCAATTACAGAGAAGCGTATAATATTTTTGCCAGTACTGGTATATTATTTAACCATGAGTCACCATTAAGACCCGAACGTTTCGTGACCAGAAAAATTATTAGATCAGCTTGTAGAATCAGTAAGGGAGAAAATTTGCGTCTTAAGTTGGGTAATCTGAATATAGAACGAGATTGGGGTTGGGCACCTGAATATGTTCAAGCAATGTGGTTAATGATGCAGCAAGATCAGCCTGATGACTTTGTGATTGCAACTGGTCGCTCTGTATCTCTACAGTATTTCGTCGATTATACTTTTCGTGCCCTAAATATGAATTACAAAGAATATGTGGATGTAGATACTTCTTTATTCAGACCTACTGATTTGTTATATGGAAAGGCGGATCCGTCCAAGGCCGAAAAAGTTTTAGGCTGGAGAGCAGCTACATTTGTTGAAAATGTGATTGACAAAATGATAGAATCTGAATTAAGCACATTTAAATAATTATGAAGAAAGCATTAATCACGGGTATTACGGGTCAGGACGGGGCATACTTGGCCGAACTGTTACTGAAGAAGGGCTATCAGGTGCATGGCATCAAGCGTAGAAGTTCTTTGTTCAACACCCAGCGTATCGATCATTTTTATGAAGATCCGCATATTGAAGACAGACACTTGCATTTACATTATGGCGATTTAACGGATAGTACCAACCTGATCCGCATCATTCAGGAAGTACAGCCGGATGAGATTTATAACCTGGCAGCCATGAGCCATGTGCACGTAAGTTTTGAAACACCGGAATACACGGCCAATGCCGATGGTATTGGTGCATTGAGAATATTGGAAGCGATTCGTTTACTCGGTCTCACCCAAAAAACCAAATTCTATCAGGCATCTACATCTGAGTTATATGGTTTGGTACAAGCCGTTCCACAGAGTGAGACTACGCCTTTTTATCCAAGAAGTCCGTACGCAGTAGCCAAACTTTATGCTTATTGGATTACCGTAAACTACCGAGAAGCATATAATATGTATGCCTGCAATGGTATTTTATTCAACCACGAATCACCGACCCGCGGGGAAACTTTTGTGACCAGAAAGATTACCCGTGGTGTAGCTAAGATTGCTTTGGGCTTACAGCAAACCATTTTCTTAGGCAACCTGGATGCACAGCGCGACTGGGGCCATGCCAAGGATTATGTAGAAGCGATGTGGCTCATGCTGCAGCAGGATACAGCAGAAGACTTTGTGGTAGCAACAGGTACGACGACCTATATCCGCGACTTTGTACGCATGGCTTTTGCAGAAGTGGGTGTGGAATTGGAGTTTAAAGGCACTGGCGAAGCAGAAGTGGGTGTTGTTGTCAATAATGGCGGTAACGATAAGATCAAGATCGGTCAGGAAGTGGTGAAAGTAGATCCAAGGTATTACCGCCCTACAGAAGTTGACCTCTTAATCGGCGACCCCACCAAAGCACAAACCAAGCTAGGCTGGAAGCCTAAATACACGCTGGCTTCAATGGTGAAGGAAATGGTAGCAAGTGATACAGAATTGTTCAAGAAAGAGCAGTTACTGAAAGAGAGCGGGTACCAGATTAAGAATGAATTTGAATAGAGCTAATGGCTGATGGTCGATAGACCATAGCAAAGGAATCAATGGAAAAAGCATCTAAGATATACATCGCCGGACACCGAGGAATGGTGGGAAGCGCACTCGTGCGCAAACTGGAGCAGGAAGGCTATAGCAATATTGTTACCAGAACCTCTAAGGACTTGGATCTGCGTAACCAGCAGGCAGTGGCGGACTTCTTTGCACAAGAAAAGCCGGACTATGTTTTTCTGGCTGCAGCCAAAGTGGGTGGTATCGTAGCGAATAATACCTACCGCGCAGAGTTTATCTATGATAACCTGATGATGGAGAGCAATATCATCCACCACAGCTATGTAAATGGCGTTAAGAAATTATTGTTCCTGGGTTCATCTTGTATCTATCCTAAACTGGCGCCTCAGCCACTGAAGGAGGAATACCTGCTCAGTGGTTATCTGGAATACACCAATCAGCCTTATGCAGTGGCTAAGATTGCAGGTATTGAGTTGTGCGATAGCTATCGTGCACAATATGGTTGCAATTTTATCTCGGCGATGCCAACGAATTTGTATGGCCCGAATGATAATTATGATTTAGAGAAAAGTCATGTATTACCAGCCATGCTGCGCAAGTTCATCACAGCAAAGCGTAACAATTTACCCGAAGTAGAATTATGGGGCACAGGCAGTCCGAGAAGAGAGTTCCTGCATGTAGATGATCTAGCCACAGCTTGTTTACACTTAATGGAACATTACAGTGAGCAGGGATTGGTGAATATTGGTACGGGCGAAGATGTAACGATCAAGGAATTGGCTGAGTTGATACAAGGTATCGTAGGGTATGCAGGCAATATCCGTTGGAACACCAACAAGCCAGATGGTACACCAAGAAAACTGATGGATGTAAGCAAGATCAACAGCTTCGGCTGGAAAGCCAGTATTGACCTGCCAACAGGCATTAAAATGGTATACGAATCAATCAAAGACACAAACTGGAACTAAATACTATGTCAAAGAAAATACTGATTACAGGAGGCGCAGGATTTATTGGCTCTCATGTAGTGCGTTTATTCGTGAATAAGTATCCTGATTACACGATTGTGAATCTGGATGCCTTGACTTATGCGGGAAATCTGGAGAATCTGAAAGATATTCAAGACAAACCTAATTATCGTTTTGAGCGTGTGAACTTGTTAGATGCAACTGCATTGGAAACTGTGTTCACGAAACACCATATCACCGATGTGGTGCATTTGGCTGCAGAAAGTCATGTGGATCGTTCTATCGTCTCACCATTAGATTTCGTATACACCAATGTGATTGGCACGGTGAACTTGTTGAATACCGCCAAGAATTGCTGGAAAGCTGATTTGGATCAACATCGTTTCTACCATATTTCTACAGATGAAGTATATGGTACATTGGGTGAGACTGGTTTGTTTACCGAACAAACGGCTTACGATCCAAGATCTCCTTATTCAGCTAGTAAAGCAGCATCCGATCACTTTGTGCGTGCTTATGGCGAAACCTACCACATGCAGGTGGTGGTATCGAACTGCTCCAATAATTATGGTCCTTATCATTTCCCTGAGAAATTGATTCCGCTCTTCATTCATAATATCATCAACAACAAACCATTGCCTGTATATGGTGATGGCTTGTACACACGCGATTGGTTGTATGTAAAAGACCACGCATTGGCAATTGATTTGATTTTCCACAAGGGTAAATCAGGCGATACCTATAATATTGGTGGCTTTAACGAGTGGAAGAATATTGATCTGGTGAAAATCTTGTGCAAACTGATGGATGAGAAACTGGGTAGAACACCAGGCACCAGCGAACAGTTGATTACTTATGTAAAAGACAGACCTGGTCACGACAGACGTTATGCGATTGATGCCAGTAAAATCAATAAAGAACTGGGTTGGAAACCAACTGTTACTTTTGAGCAGGGCTTAGCAGAAACCATTGACTGGTATTTAAGCAACACAGAATGGTTAAACCATGTAACAAGTGGTGCTTACCAGCAGTATTACGAGAACATGTACGCAAACAGATAAGATGCAGGTAGAACAGACGAAATTGAAAGATTGCTATTTAATCAAAGACACAGTCTTTGGTGATGCGCGAGGTTATTTCTTTGAGAGCTTTAATCAGCAACGTTTTGCTGAGCTTACTGGCATCGATGTGCAGTTTGTGCAGGATAACCAATCTAAATCAGGCTATGGCGTACTGCGTGGCCTGCATTATCAGGTAGGTGAACATGTGCAGGCTAAGTTGGTGCGTGTACTACATGGTAAAGTATTGGATGTGGTGGTCGACTTACGTAAAGAATCCCCCAGCTTTGGTCAGTACTTAGCTGTTGAATTAAGTGAAGAGAATCATCTGCAGTTGTTTGTGCCACGTGGGTTTGCGCATGGGTTTTCTGTGCTGAGTGAAACAGCCGTATTCTTCTATAAGTGCGATAACTATTACAATAAAGATGCAGAGGGCGGTATCATGTACAATGATCCTGCTTTCAATATCGATTGGCAGATTCCTGCTGAGTCAGTACTCCTTTCTGAAAAAGATAAGACGCAGCTTTCTTTTGCAGAAGCCATCAAAACCTTGAATTTCTAAATCATGAAAGGCATTATACTCGCCGGAGGTTCCGGCACACGTTTGTATCCCATCACAAAGGCTATCAGTAAGCAGTTGATGCCTATCTACGACAAGCCGATGATTTATTATCCGCTGTCGATCCTGATGTTGGCGGGTATCAAAGAAATCCTCATCATCACAACACCGGAAGATCAGTCGCAATTCCAGCGTCTGCTAGGTGATGGTAGTGATGTTGGCTGTCGCTTTGAATATGCGGTGCAGGAAGTGCCTAATGGACTTGCACAAGCTTTTGTGATTGGTGCACCTTTCATCGGAAAGGATAAAGTGGCCCTGATTTTGGGTGACAATATTTTCTATGGTGCGGGCTTCAGCAAATTGGTTCAATCCTTTAACGATGTGGAAGGTGCAGCAGTGTTTGCTTATGAAGTGCACGATCCTGAGCGTTATGGTGTAGTGGAGTTTGACGAGCAGTTTAAAGCAATCAGTATTGAGGAGAAGCCCAAAGCGCCTAAGTCGAATTATGCCGTACCCGGACTTTACTTCTATGATAATGAGGTAGTGGATATTGCTGCCAATATCAAACCCTCACCAAGGGGTGAGTACGAGATTACCGACGTGAACAATGAATACCTCAGAAGGGGCAAGCTTCAGGTTGGAGTGATGAACAGGGGTACTGCTTGGTTGGATACCGGAACTTTCGACTCTTTGAGCGATGCTTGTGAGTTTGTTCGCGTAATTGAGAAGCGCCAGAGCCAGAAAATAGGTTGCATTGAGGAGATTGCCTACCGTATGGGCTTTATCGATCATGCACAGCTACTGTTACTGGCCGATCGTTATGCCAAGAGTGGCTACGGGGAGTATCTAAGAAAGGTGAAGAAGTAGGAAAACGGCATTTGTAGAAAATATTTACTGAATCCGACTTAAACAGTTTAACAAAGCTGTGTGGGTCGGATTTTTAATTTGTCAGATTCATGAATTTGTTTAACTTAAATTTATAAATAGTATATTTTTTTAATCTGATAGGCTGGAATATTCAAGATTAGAATAAAATAGTTAAACAAAATTCTTTCTACTCTGTTTTATTGATATGAACGCGTTCACCATTAAGGATTTAGAAAACCTCTCAGGCATCAAAGCCCATACGATCCGTATTTGGGAGCAGCGTTACACGTTCCTGAATCCTCAGCGAACAGAAACCAATATTCGTTACTATTCCAATGATGAGTTGAAGACGGTATTGAATATTGCTCTGCTGAACAAATACGGTTATAAGATTTCCCATATTGATAAGATGTCTGAAGAAGAGATGAAAGAGAAGATTCTCTCCTTGTCTCAGGCGCAGGCACAACAGGAACGTATTGTAAACGACTTGATCCACTACATGGTGGACCTGCGTTTAG
Protein-coding sequences here:
- the rfbB gene encoding dTDP-glucose 4,6-dehydratase translates to MSKKILITGGAGFIGSHVVRLFVNKYPDYTIVNLDALTYAGNLENLKDIQDKPNYRFERVNLLDATALETVFTKHHITDVVHLAAESHVDRSIVSPLDFVYTNVIGTVNLLNTAKNCWKADLDQHRFYHISTDEVYGTLGETGLFTEQTAYDPRSPYSASKAASDHFVRAYGETYHMQVVVSNCSNNYGPYHFPEKLIPLFIHNIINNKPLPVYGDGLYTRDWLYVKDHALAIDLIFHKGKSGDTYNIGGFNEWKNIDLVKILCKLMDEKLGRTPGTSEQLITYVKDRPGHDRRYAIDASKINKELGWKPTVTFEQGLAETIDWYLSNTEWLNHVTSGAYQQYYENMYANR
- the rfbC gene encoding dTDP-4-dehydrorhamnose 3,5-epimerase, which gives rise to MQVEQTKLKDCYLIKDTVFGDARGYFFESFNQQRFAELTGIDVQFVQDNQSKSGYGVLRGLHYQVGEHVQAKLVRVLHGKVLDVVVDLRKESPSFGQYLAVELSEENHLQLFVPRGFAHGFSVLSETAVFFYKCDNYYNKDAEGGIMYNDPAFNIDWQIPAESVLLSEKDKTQLSFAEAIKTLNF
- the rfbA gene encoding glucose-1-phosphate thymidylyltransferase RfbA — its product is MKGIILAGGSGTRLYPITKAISKQLMPIYDKPMIYYPLSILMLAGIKEILIITTPEDQSQFQRLLGDGSDVGCRFEYAVQEVPNGLAQAFVIGAPFIGKDKVALILGDNIFYGAGFSKLVQSFNDVEGAAVFAYEVHDPERYGVVEFDEQFKAISIEEKPKAPKSNYAVPGLYFYDNEVVDIAANIKPSPRGEYEITDVNNEYLRRGKLQVGVMNRGTAWLDTGTFDSLSDACEFVRVIEKRQSQKIGCIEEIAYRMGFIDHAQLLLLADRYAKSGYGEYLRKVKK